The genomic segment GGTAATTTGCGCTAAATTAAATAATCAATAAGATAAACATGGGAAAAGAGTGGAATATCATGACCGTTGAAGAGACTGTCAACTCCTATAGACAGTATGTAAAAAAGATTATGGATTTCAACGAAGCGATTGCCCTTGCAGAGTGGGATATGCGAACGGGCGCGCCGGTAAAAGGAATTTCTCAGCGATCAGAGGTTGTCGGGACATTATCTGATGAAGTATTCAAACGATCGATCTCAGACGAAATGAAAACGTATCTTGATGTACTGACAGATTCATCTGTTCAGGACAAACTGGACAGGGTAACCCGGCGGATGGTGGAAGAATCCAGGAAGACCTTTAACCGATTTGAACATATTCCGGCGGAGGAATACAAGGCTTATGTCATTTTGCAGTCGGAAGCACAAAGCGTCTGGCAGGAAGCTAAGGCTAAAAGTGACTTCAGACAGCTCCAGCCTTATCTGGAAAAAATCGTTGATTTTAAGAGAAAGTTCATTGAATATCAGGGCGTAAAAGAAAATAAATATAATACCTTGCTTGATTTATATGAACCGGGACTGACAACGGAAATTGTTGATGGGGTATTCAAAAGACTGCGCGAGGGGATTGTTCCCATTGTGCAGTCCGTCTGTGCGTCAAAGGATCAGCCGGAAACAGGTTTCCTTCATAATCACCTCCCTGCCGATAAATTAAAGGCATTCTGTCTTCATCTTCTGAAGGAAAATGGTTATGATTTCAATGCCGGGCGACTTGATGAGACGGAGCACCCGTTTGAAATTACGCTGAATCCCGGTGATGTTCGTGTAACGACGAATTATCAGGAAGATGACTTTATGTCGACCGTACTGGGTACCATTCATGAGGGGGGACATGCACTGTATGAGCAGCACATTTCTCGTGAACTGGTCGGTACATCACTGTGCGAAGGGACTTCAATGGGAATTCATGAATCACAGTCCCTTTTTTTTGAGAATTTTATCGGGCGAAGCAAAGCTTACTGGGCGCTGCATTTCAGTGAACTGAAGAAGTTCGCCTCCGGTCAGTTTGACTCAGTATCGCTTGACGACTTTTACAGAGCGATTAATGTATCCCATCCCTCGCTGATTCGTACACTTGCAGATGAACTGACTTATCCGCTCCACATTATGGTGCGTTATGATATTGAAAAGGAGCTTTTTAACGGGAATCTGGAAGTCAGTGAACTCCCGGGTGTCTGGAATGACAAAATGAAGGAATATCTGGGCATAATGCCGGATAATGATCGGGAAGGCGTCCTTCAGGATATTCACTGGCCAGGCGGAGATTTTGGCTATTTTCCTTCTTATGCACTGGGTTATGTTTATGCGGCTCAGTTTAAGCATGCGATCCTTAAGGAACATCCGGACTTTGATACCCTTGTTTCTGAAGGACATCTTTCGGTCATCACAAAGTGGCTTACGATGCATATCCATAGATTTGGCAGCTTGAAAAAGCCGTTTGAAATACTGCATGATGCGACAGGTGAAGGACCCAATCCAGAATATCTGATTTCTTACCTGAGTGATAAGTACAGCAGAATATACAATTTTTAAATAAGTGCATGTTCATCCGGATACTATTTTTGCAAGCTTGATTGATTTGGCTGCCGGATATGAAAGGGGTTTTTTATTTGGCTGGAAACGCATCGGCATATAATGACGACACGATTCAAATCCTTGAAGGCCTGGATGCTGTCAGAAAACGTCCGGGAATGTATATTGGTTCGACGGATGCAAAGGGCCTGCACCATCTGGTCTATGAAATAGTGGATAACGGTATCGATGAAGCGCTCGCCGGGTATGGCAACAAGATTCTGGTACGCATCCATAAGGATGGGAGTCTAAGTGTCCGTGATTTTGGCAGAGGCATGCCGACAGGAATGCACAAAACCGGGAAACCCACTGTTGAAGTCATCTTCACGGTGCTGCATGCGGGAGGAAAATTTGGTCAAAACGGCGGATATAAGACGAGTGGCGGTCTTCATGGCGTGGGCTCTTCAGTCGTTAATGCACTCTCGGAATGGCTGGAGGTGACCGTCTGGCGTGATGGCTCCATTTTCAGACAGCGTTTTGAGAAGGGGGGGCATCCGGTCACCACTTTAGAGAGAATCGGAACCACCGGGGAGACGGGTTCTCTCGTTCATTTTAAACCGGACAGCTCCATTTTCAGCACAACGTCTTTTAATTTTGATGTGCTGAGCGAACGTCTGAGAGAATCTGCTTTTCTTCAAAAGGGCATGACCATCGTTCTTACCGACGAACGTTCCGATAAAGAGGAAGTATACAAGTATGACGAAGGAATTAAAGAATTCGTTGCCTATCTGAACGAGGATAAGGATGTTCTTCATCCGGTCGTTGCTTTTGAAGGTAAAGCCGGCGAAATGGAAGTGGATGTCGCTTTTCAATATAATGACGGCTATTCGGAAAATCTGATTTCATTTGTCAATAATGTGCGCACCAAAGATGGCGGAACACATGAGTCGGGGTTCCGTACAGCGCTGACACGTGTCTTTAATGACTATGCACGAAAAAAAGGTTTCCTTAAGGAAAAGGATAAAAATCTTGACGGCAGTGATATTCGTGAAGGATTTATGGGCATTGTTTCTGTACGGATCCCTGAGTATCTGCTGCAGTTTGAAGGACAGACCAAGGAAAAACTGGGCACTGCCGAGGCACGTTCGGCCGTTGACACCGTTGTCTCGGAACAACTTTCCTATTTTCTCGAAGAAAACCCACAGATTAGTGACAAGCTGATACGCAAAGCCGCGCGTGCACGTAAGGCAAGAGTTGCGGCGAGAAAAGCCCGTGAGGATGCTCGAAACGGAAAGAAGTCGCGTCGCAGGGAAACTGTTCTGAGCGGGAAGCTGACTCCTGCCGCTTCAAAAAATGCGGATCGCAATGAATTATATCTGGTCGAAGGGGATTCTGCCGGTGGCTCGGCAAAACAGGGGCGTGACCGTAAATTTCAGGCGGTGCTTCCTCTGCGCGGGAAAGTCATTAATACCCAAAAAGCGCGCCTCGAAGATATCCTGAAAAATGAGGAAATTAATACAATCATTTATACCGTCGGTGCAGGTGTTGGTGCAGATTTTTCATTGAAAGACAGTAATTATGACAAAATTGTTATTATGACGGATGCAGATAATGATGGAGCACATATTCAGGTTCTGCTGCTGACTTTCTTTTATCGTTACATGCGGCCGCTTATTGATGCCGGAAAGGTGTTTATCGCGCTTCCCCCGCTATATAAAGTCAGCAGGGGCACCGGTAAAAAAGAAGTGGTCGAATATGCCTGGGATGATAAAGATCTTAAGGATGCGATAAAACGGGTCGGTAAGGGCTACACCATTCAGCGCTACAAAGGTCTTGGTGAAATGAATCCCGATCAGCTCTGGGAAACGACCATGAATCCGGCTTCCCGTACGCTGATTCGAGTGAAAATTGATGATCAGGCCTATGCAGAAAGACGTGTCACCACCCTGATGGGAGATAAGGTCGAACCCAGGCGGAAATGGATCGAATCACATGTGGCTTTTGGTCTGGATGAGGAGACGAATATTCTTGAGAATGAGAACCTGACAGTTGTGAAAGGTGATGATCAATGATGCCGGAACGGGAAAAACTGCTTGATCTGCCGCTTGAAGAGATCATCGGCGATCGATTCGGTATATACAGCAAATATATTATTCAGGAACGGGCCCTTCCGGATGTGCGCGACGGTTTAAAACCTGTTCAGAGACGTATTTTATATGCTATGTTCCGTGAAGGTAACACCAGTGACAAACCCTTCCGTAAATCGGCGAAAACAGTCGGTAATGTGATCGGTAATTACCATCCGCACGGAGATTCTTCAGTTTACGAAGCCATGGTACGGATGAGTCAGGACTGGAAAGTCAGGATGCCGCTCATTGAGATGCATGGAAATAACGGAAGCGTTGACGGTGACCCTCCAGCAGCCATGCGTTATACTGAAGCACGCCTGTCAAAAATTTCAGCTGAACTGACTCGTGATCTTGATGCTAAGACTGTAGACTTTGTTCCAAACTTTGATGATTCACTCGAAGAGCCTATCGTTTTTCCAGCCAAATTTCCTAACCTGCTTGTCAACGGATCGACAGGTATTTCGGCAGGTTATGCGACGGAAATCCCGCCACATGCACTGGATGAAATTATTGATGCAACAATTATGCTGATGGAAAAACCATCCAGCACTGTCGAGGATCTGATGACGGTGGTGAAAGGACCAGATTTTCCTTCAGGAGGTATTGTACAGGGGATCGACGGTATCAAAAAAGCGTACCGCACCGGAAAAGGGAAAATCATGATTCGTGCCCGCACCCGGATAGAGACCCTCCGTACGGGGAGAAAGCAGATTATCATCACCGAACTGCCCTATGAAGTCAACAAAGCGTTACTAATTAAAAGAATGGATGAGCTTCGTCTGGATCATAAAGTGGAAGGTGTCGCAGAAGTCCGTGATGAGACCGATCGAACCGGCATGCGGATGGTTATTGAGCTGAAGAAGGAAGCCGACGCCCAAGGTGTTCTGAATTACTATTATAAAAACACGGATCTGCAGATCTCATATAATTTCAATATGGTGGCCATCGATCACAAGACCCCGCGTCTGCTTGGCCTCAAGGAAATTCTTGAAGCTTATATCGAACATCAAAAAGAAGTGATCACCAGACGAAGTCAGTATGAACTTCAGAAGAGCAGAAACCGCCAGCATATTGTTCAGGGGCTGATCAAGGCGGTTTCCATCCTCGACGAAGTGATTCGTGTGATCCGGGCGTCAAAGGACAAGAAAAACGCCAAAGAAAATCTGATTGAATCATTCGGATTTACGGAGCCTCAGTCAGAGGCCATCGTCAATCTGCAGCTCTACCGGCTGACCAACACAGATGTTCTGACACTCAGAAAAGAAGAAGAGGAACTGATGCGGACCATTAAGCGCCTGGAAGGGATCCTTTCATCAGAGAAGAAACTGATTGGTGTTATTCGCAGAGAATTAACAGAAATCAGGAAAAAATATTCGGATCACAGGCGAACCACTATTGAGGATAAAATTGAAGAAATTAAAATTGATCTGGAAGTCATGGTGGCATCAGAAGATGTGATGGTCTCATTAACCAAACATGGCTACATAAAGCGTTCAAGCCTCAGGTCGTACAACGCGAGCAGTGGCGATGATGTTGCAATGAAAGAAACAGATCATGTTTTATTTCAGCAGCGAATGAATACAACCGATACCTTACTGGTTTTCACTGATAAGGGGAGGTATTTGTATCTACCCGTTCATGAGATTCAGGATAAACGGTGGAAGGATCTGGGGCAGCACGTAGCCAGTCTTGTTCCGATTGATCCTGATGAAGAACTCATTGGCGCTGTCCCCGTTCATGATTTCGATCAGGAAGCACGTTTCCTCACCTTTATTACCCGGAAGGGCATGGTGAAAAGAACAGAACTTGCTGAATATCAGGCGCAGCGTCGATCCAAACCATTAAGTGCGCTCCGTTTAAAAAAGGAAGATGTCTGTCTGAAGGTCTTTCTCACAGGGGGAAAGACGGATATTCTGGTGGCGACCCGGGCCGGATACGGTCTCCGTTTCGCAGCAGAAGAGGCTGGATCAGTTGGTTTAAGAGCAACTGGTGTGAAAGCGATACAGCTGAAACCAGATGATGAGGTTGTTGGAGCAATCGCTGTGGATACCGATCGTTCACCGGATCTTTTCATCGCAACAGACAGAGGATCAGTGAAAAAAATGCGGATTGAACAGCAACTTGAACAAAGCACCCGTGCCAGACGTGGTCTTGTGATGCTTCGTGAGCTGAAGACAAAGCCGCATCGGATTGCCGGTATTGAGCAGGTCACAGACCAGGATATCATCTGGCTGTCTACAGATAAGGGAAAGGTCGTCTCTGTAAAGTCATCAGATATTCGTGAATCGGATCGGTACAATAATGGTTCCTTTATATTTGATCAGGATGAAGATGGGACAGTTACCGAAATCTGGAAGGATCTTGCAGCCCGGCAGGAGGACCAGGATTAACCTCGTCTGCTCTGCTTTGGATGAAGCAGTAATGATACAGCATCGTCAGACTGAGCACAAAAAGATAGACGACCAGTGAGTAATACATTTGATAACCGTTCCGGTAGTGATACACTTTTGCGTGCCAGGACAGGGCTTCAGCAAACAATGAGAAAACAGCCCATACCAGAATATAGATCATCGCGGTCCACCGTCTTTTTTTAATCAGTGAATAACCATAATTAAAGAAATAAGCAAAGGGTGCGTACATCACATGTGAGAGAAAATCCCAAGGTTCATGCTGGCCTGAATCATTAACGTCGTAGTAATTGAACGGCTCAATACAAAGCGTGTAATCAAACAGGGACACGAAATAAACACTAATAAGGAGCATCACCAGTGTCTGAGGTCGCGTAAAGCGTTTGGGCAGAAGAAAGAAAATGAGATAAGCGGTTATACCGGTGATTAATATAAACCACTCGTTCGAAGCCAACAGGTGTCCCTTCATTTTACTGACTTCTTCCCGGTATTTGTATGGGCTCCGGTCTCAGAGTCAGACAGAACTCTGAAACTTTTCAGTAAGAAATAAAGCAGCAATAAATATGCTGAGAAAAAAAGGACCAGAATGACGACAGGAACATCGCGAATGACCGTATGCTCTTTTTCCATGAGTGTATACACAGTGAAACCAGCGACAGAGACGGCGTACCAGATAATCCGTGAGCGGAAACGAATCAGCAATTGGCTGATATTCAATATTAAAAGTGTTGACAGTGGATAAATCATATTTCGATTCAAAAAAAACGGGAAAAATTCCTGAAGTGAAAATGGCTTTTGGCGGATATCAAGGTATCTGTCATTGGCCATGGGTATTATGATCGTCATCAGCAAAAGAGAGCTTGTCAGAAATATAAAAAGTATCTCCTCTCTGGTCATTTTTTTGGGGATAAAAATGAATACATTGATGAGAAGCCATAAGAAACACAGGTTTGTCGCCAGAATCATGGTTGGATCATTCCTTATCACTAGATATAGCCTTTTTTATCATGGTCTATTTTTGTGAAATTAATCATCGTACAGACGGGTATCTGGTTCACCGATATGTGATTGTTGTTGTTGCCTCTTTTGAATATAAGGCAGTACAGTGGTATCCACCTGTAAACTTGTTTAAAATGTAAATGAGATAAATTAAACGAAATGAAGGTTTCATTTCCAGTGGAGGGGTCATATTGTCAGAACGTGATGATCTTTTTGATATAACAATAATCGGAGGAGGACCAACCGGCCTGTTTGCCGCTTTTTATGCCGGGCTCAGACAGATGAAAGTCAAAATTATCGAAAGCCTCCCTCAGCTTGGCGGACAATTGGGCACACTCTATCCTGAAAAAGATATATTTGATGTTGCCGGCTTTCCAAAAATAAAAGCAAAGGAACTCGTGAAAAAGCTTGAAGTTCAGGCACGCCATTTTCATCCGGAAATTGTTCTGGATGAACGGGTAACTGATCTGAAACGTCAGGGTGACGGGACACTTGTTCTCGAAACAGAGTCGGGAACCCCTCATTTATCGCGTACGGTGCTGATAACGGCAGGTGTCGGCGCCTTTGAACCCAGACCGCTCAAAGTGAATGGGGTAGATAAATATGTTGATAAAAATCTCCATTATTATGTGAATAATATACAGATCTTTAAGGATAAGCGTGTGGTCATCCTTGGTGGTGGAGATTCAGCTGTAGATTGG from the Sporolactobacillus sp. Y61 genome contains:
- a CDS encoding carboxypeptidase M32, yielding MTVEETVNSYRQYVKKIMDFNEAIALAEWDMRTGAPVKGISQRSEVVGTLSDEVFKRSISDEMKTYLDVLTDSSVQDKLDRVTRRMVEESRKTFNRFEHIPAEEYKAYVILQSEAQSVWQEAKAKSDFRQLQPYLEKIVDFKRKFIEYQGVKENKYNTLLDLYEPGLTTEIVDGVFKRLREGIVPIVQSVCASKDQPETGFLHNHLPADKLKAFCLHLLKENGYDFNAGRLDETEHPFEITLNPGDVRVTTNYQEDDFMSTVLGTIHEGGHALYEQHISRELVGTSLCEGTSMGIHESQSLFFENFIGRSKAYWALHFSELKKFASGQFDSVSLDDFYRAINVSHPSLIRTLADELTYPLHIMVRYDIEKELFNGNLEVSELPGVWNDKMKEYLGIMPDNDREGVLQDIHWPGGDFGYFPSYALGYVYAAQFKHAILKEHPDFDTLVSEGHLSVITKWLTMHIHRFGSLKKPFEILHDATGEGPNPEYLISYLSDKYSRIYNF
- the parE gene encoding DNA topoisomerase IV subunit B: MAGNASAYNDDTIQILEGLDAVRKRPGMYIGSTDAKGLHHLVYEIVDNGIDEALAGYGNKILVRIHKDGSLSVRDFGRGMPTGMHKTGKPTVEVIFTVLHAGGKFGQNGGYKTSGGLHGVGSSVVNALSEWLEVTVWRDGSIFRQRFEKGGHPVTTLERIGTTGETGSLVHFKPDSSIFSTTSFNFDVLSERLRESAFLQKGMTIVLTDERSDKEEVYKYDEGIKEFVAYLNEDKDVLHPVVAFEGKAGEMEVDVAFQYNDGYSENLISFVNNVRTKDGGTHESGFRTALTRVFNDYARKKGFLKEKDKNLDGSDIREGFMGIVSVRIPEYLLQFEGQTKEKLGTAEARSAVDTVVSEQLSYFLEENPQISDKLIRKAARARKARVAARKAREDARNGKKSRRRETVLSGKLTPAASKNADRNELYLVEGDSAGGSAKQGRDRKFQAVLPLRGKVINTQKARLEDILKNEEINTIIYTVGAGVGADFSLKDSNYDKIVIMTDADNDGAHIQVLLLTFFYRYMRPLIDAGKVFIALPPLYKVSRGTGKKEVVEYAWDDKDLKDAIKRVGKGYTIQRYKGLGEMNPDQLWETTMNPASRTLIRVKIDDQAYAERRVTTLMGDKVEPRRKWIESHVAFGLDEETNILENENLTVVKGDDQ
- the parC gene encoding DNA topoisomerase IV subunit A — protein: MPEREKLLDLPLEEIIGDRFGIYSKYIIQERALPDVRDGLKPVQRRILYAMFREGNTSDKPFRKSAKTVGNVIGNYHPHGDSSVYEAMVRMSQDWKVRMPLIEMHGNNGSVDGDPPAAMRYTEARLSKISAELTRDLDAKTVDFVPNFDDSLEEPIVFPAKFPNLLVNGSTGISAGYATEIPPHALDEIIDATIMLMEKPSSTVEDLMTVVKGPDFPSGGIVQGIDGIKKAYRTGKGKIMIRARTRIETLRTGRKQIIITELPYEVNKALLIKRMDELRLDHKVEGVAEVRDETDRTGMRMVIELKKEADAQGVLNYYYKNTDLQISYNFNMVAIDHKTPRLLGLKEILEAYIEHQKEVITRRSQYELQKSRNRQHIVQGLIKAVSILDEVIRVIRASKDKKNAKENLIESFGFTEPQSEAIVNLQLYRLTNTDVLTLRKEEEELMRTIKRLEGILSSEKKLIGVIRRELTEIRKKYSDHRRTTIEDKIEEIKIDLEVMVASEDVMVSLTKHGYIKRSSLRSYNASSGDDVAMKETDHVLFQQRMNTTDTLLVFTDKGRYLYLPVHEIQDKRWKDLGQHVASLVPIDPDEELIGAVPVHDFDQEARFLTFITRKGMVKRTELAEYQAQRRSKPLSALRLKKEDVCLKVFLTGGKTDILVATRAGYGLRFAAEEAGSVGLRATGVKAIQLKPDDEVVGAIAVDTDRSPDLFIATDRGSVKKMRIEQQLEQSTRARRGLVMLRELKTKPHRIAGIEQVTDQDIIWLSTDKGKVVSVKSSDIRESDRYNNGSFIFDQDEDGTVTEIWKDLAARQEDQD
- a CDS encoding NAD(P)/FAD-dependent oxidoreductase → MSERDDLFDITIIGGGPTGLFAAFYAGLRQMKVKIIESLPQLGGQLGTLYPEKDIFDVAGFPKIKAKELVKKLEVQARHFHPEIVLDERVTDLKRQGDGTLVLETESGTPHLSRTVLITAGVGAFEPRPLKVNGVDKYVDKNLHYYVNNIQIFKDKRVVILGGGDSAVDWANTLEPVAKEITIVHRRNQFRAHETSVKQLKQSSVQIVTPFTAKSLVGNEHAIEKLVVQEVRGDRELELPLDDLIVNYGFISNIGPIKNWGMELEKNSIVVNTKMETSIPGVYAAGDISSYPGKIKLIATGFGEAPTAVNNAKHFIDPDARTQPMHSSSSGELFSK